In a genomic window of Leptidea sinapis chromosome 14, ilLepSina1.1, whole genome shotgun sequence:
- the LOC126967917 gene encoding uncharacterized protein LOC126967917 isoform X2: MESSEDDAGTATNASRPETARESNIGELENVSDTRTQQENTTQERSISDTHTMSENYFDGESVSSSPEQIANSSTEAVLDMIDEFVDGPGATKRIPLSVYTDSTAKSPSLDTLDVDCSSQSMSSERVYVDTSKHDSSPTNSECSKEPECQVECKESTKSESVAVPCVSNELVEEHAIPCTSNSNNGAQNNDQVQLSQLKEEILNKYEDTLAEVLHPVFQSSENDTVPSSDQVTNSPKNSENESEPQVSEVERALSEHVVKCVTSSDSKEVVVESAESTSSDNHFVSEVRLPVETPTQTPLLNHLEHLEYRPRPDSTVSSTVDSMLSSAPELSSECATKDVSSSSDAVSTVNDSVKLEEVRSMSEISICKAETTHTPKKIKLIRHRPTPVVNHTETVDKPPLLSINEQCQSTSSDIPHINKSINEVIPPETCSYIASKITQGVRSLLQRVENECSTSEQLKKDSNSCEEKKVEVECQDSENITLLSYLPIFNSVDSSLNSTVHNSPSNSCDIIKESNICESNNSNTVNESTMIGSSDSNNVLAEVIVFPTISKSVLDESSVKSCSNLAEPIDSFGGNLHDSTSTSDVSCSSVVRPSPSSSTSLSKEIFKEPTASILTHSNDTETEPVVSSPNKCSETGNKEHLQDKTESSTKELQKTVPKLTIKVGNKQNEESKCSIPKVTIKPLKPPHTDEVKTIPKNDNDTIQSATKISCKSLQKPAEKIHILHRKSSSSEVSESEYSENDESTSDQKSMSDEGPQDSVPKVTIKLGKPGTNTEGKFYTESNIPKLTIKGIQNSTEEGRESPSQLKVVICQSEETQIEKVPKLTIKTYTITDSQPQSPKLTIKPLKPPDPGDCEPIPENVDSIQKLKIQTESSSVEQQDVTSHVPKITIKIAKPDCEISHKSPKKSSYSDNSENIPFVTKINIKPIIEPVDNLEVTHKGDEKIPVVPKVTIKPVVKPNEPECNKEDAHNIQKINPKFIRSPESDSSDEKDSDDSKINSIKPSDDEETSKESENHSSETGNSSDENNYSLPVVTKMNTKEENIPYIKKLNIKPLVKPDSSAPLSPKKDRTSSPDTKSQHNIPFVTRLNIKPIVNPEDEEVESEDLKDLSVKHPPLLMKINRKTVSDSGFDSQYSIHNSDNEPCNSISENLPTKEMIPSSTLTIDTPCTKISDSKKNCIDYEKNLIESNSHEESQTHSPVSKEVNSNNSLNTDNKPSSEKYSNNSLSSNLSTVPIPKVDCKPEENCIDKSDKQKKYSSSETVSVNKDQSTKSHIEIIKQSPKEISKHLPNSNSTLLKQLLENRDECSEKIDDKIILTNCIESNVKNLTDDNVQNFSKKLQEENINIQDTTQNTANSSSPGILNIHNTQHLYEKVNDNITKPLEINISDKINQSCDQDSPRIIIKINKTDHGASAKIITEDSPKPENKTLSPVESRRKQIFNSKKKSSASSPEIVVGKRLRSSRIVQSPEKRNMGRSPSPDGSHSHLPKNECENEFSMQHVKRLKLGQLLSQKSLTIHPVVKSSTQNSPPNSMENKQNAKIINHPLLNNENCSKNGSSKLHNILSNLQSTQLKVVALNDLHQSDKKMRLGPEIKTDVSLDEATVEISSLDHSSSNISDTVFQENIESQDFNLSADPTAQDPLEVDFKTVVSEKVVSESEKVSTLIPMTPQPKKRGRPRKLPVSEGSKPPIVLPTPALEERPQRSLRLSRERPIILAKPRGRGRGRGRRIDSETKPHKEPEPVVETAHKFFISDQNSADIDPTSSRIKLPRLTEALDKMPSACLTPLTSRRRMSSTSEVNYYESDPSELKAVMETGLPRMENPFAKSTEVLSEIRGRGRGGRGFRGRGRASPRTPRGRGRGRGGGRGAMYMKETMGIYGRVCGPATTTVELFEEETCMMDDNATPSKPSHLLDEDSQSSVKSSTNESSKMKKSKFEDLFDSKVWTASDVKEYTWPPFDRLNTDYQVMMIQEQVAMFLGVKGFKRRYPELKRRAIIGEEKAFLLSKGIVTEALCDLGITAVDASEVLDIMLSDYPHKYEEYRTYQRERQLTEPVPEPEEIKQEKIDRIEIKSDSRQGDSKPDLPKVDPEKLRQEMAAAAIASASEWNARLNAARGPACVDLQSMTIHRRRAPAPAPVVRVRPPHGLYPLALLPGQYQHTYRVYSPEELRYFPLNTALCAPPAPSLSASVPWPPPPDSDTECGSRASRASSDTDDTPRHRKRKKLTKVKRSSGCEGASGGALGVGAEEEEKVDTCRVCKLRLEANRKVTHERFLVCCNCNAKLHPSCVDLSPDTIRKCREYAWQCADCKTCGVCSRPADDDKMLFCDLCDRGFHIYCVGLNAVPEGRWHCVECAVCKSCGARSASGPEGAPRGPGAPLGSVTTPGSGAQWHHHTRRGPSGHKVYSHSLCTPCARAYRIGRYCPLCDRSFIGPKGTMQLVICKLCDRQLHQECVRRTGARVHVLDYTCSECRRGGITSRAAAVRLAPRTIATLFMAKRRFNKYAHRQYMQKCLQARDAPDVSDASDGDDTIL; this comes from the exons ATGGAGAGTTCGGAAGACGATGCGGGCACCGCAACAAACGCTTCCCGCCCCGAAACGGCGCGGGAAAGTAATATCGGAGAGCTGGAAAACGTTAGTGATACTAGAACACAACAAGAAAACACGACTCAAGAGAGATCTATTTCTGATACCCACACAATGTCGGAGAACTATTTTGATGGCGAAAGCGTATCCTCGTCGCCCGAACAGATTGCCAATTCAAGTACAGAGGCGGTATTAGACATGATTGATGAGTTCGTTGATGGGCCTGGTGCAACTAAACGAATACCATTATCAGTTTATACCGACTCGACAGCTAAGAGCCCTAGCTTAGACACACTGGATGTAGATTGTTCCTCTCAGTCTATGTCATCAGAGAGGGTATATGTTGACACATCCAAGCATGATTCAAGTCCGACTAACTCGGAGTGCTCCAAGGAGCCTGAGTGCCAAGTGGAATGTAAAGAAAGCACAAAATCTGAATCGGTAGCTGTTCCATGTGTTTCAAATGAGTTAGTAGAGGAACATGCAATCCCGTGCacaagtaatagtaataatggtGCACAAAACAATGACCAAGTGCAGCTTTCTCAGTTGAAagaagaaattttaaataaatatgaggATACACTGGCAGAAGTGCTTCATCCGGTGTTCCAAAGTAGTGAAAATGATACAGTCCCAAGTAGTGATCAGGTGACAAATAGTcctaaaaatagtgaaaatgaGTCTGAGCCCCAAGTGTCTGAAGTTGAAAGAGCACTTAGTGAACATGTAGTTAAGTGTGTGACTTCTAGTGATAGTAAAGAGGTTGTTGTTGAAAGTGCCGAGTCAACTTCAAGTGACAATCATTTTGTAAGTGAAGTTCGACTTCCTGTAGAAACACCTACACAAACTCCCTTACTTAACCATCTTGAACATCTAGAATACAGGCCAAGGCCTGATTCAACTGTATCCTCTACAGTTGACTCCATGTTAAGTAGTGCCCCTGAACTGTCAAGTGAATGTGCTACTAAAGATGTGTCTAGTTCGTCAGATGCTGTGTCCACTGTAAATGATAGTGTTAAGTTAGAAGAAGTAAGAAGTATGAGTGAAATAAGTATCTGCAAAGCAGAAACTACACATACACCTAAAAAAATTAAGCTTATTAGGCACAGACCTACTCCTGTAGTGAACCACACAGAAACTGTTGATAAACCACCCTTATTATCTATTAATGAACAATGTCAATCTACATCATCTGACATTCCACATATAAATAAGAGCATTAATGAAGTAATCCCACCTGAAACATGTAGTTATATTGCCTCTAAAATAACACAAGGTGTTCGATCATTACTACAAAGGGTTGAGAATGAATGTAGTACTAGTGAACAGTTAAAAAAAGATTCAAACAGTTGTGAGGAGAAGAAAGTAGAAGTAGAATGTCAAGACAGTGAAAATATAACTCTTCTATCTTATCTCCCTATTTTTAATTCAGTTGACTCTTCATTAAATAGCACAGTGCATAATAGCCCTAGTAATTCTTGCGATATCATAAAGGAATCTAATATCTGTGAatcaaacaattcaaatacaGTCAATGAATCTACGATGATTGGTTCAAGTGACTCAAATAATGTGTTGGCTGAAGTAATTGTATTTCCTACTATCTCTAAAAGTGTTTTAGATGAGTCAAGTGTCAAGAGTTGCAGCAATTTGGCTGAACCTATAGACAGTTTTGGTGGGAATTTACATGATTCAACTAGTACTTCAGATGTCAGCTGTTCCAGTGTTGTTAGACCATCACCATCTAGCAGTACAAGTTTGAGTAAAGAAATATTCAAGGAACCAACAGCTAGCATCCTCACCCATTCTAATGATACTGAAACAGAGCCTGTTGTGAGTAGTCCAAATAAGTGTTCAGAAACAGGAAATAAGGAACATTTACAAGATAAAACAGAATCATCTACAAAAGAGTTACAGAAAACTGTGCCTAAATTAACAATCAAAGTTGGAAATAAGCAAAATGAGGAATCCAAATGTTCAATACCAAAAGTAACAATCAAACCATTGAAACCACCACACACTGATGAAGTTAAAACAATTCCCAAAAATGATAATGATACAATTCAATCTGCAACAAAAATAAGTTGTAAATCATTACAGAAGCCAGCCGAAAAAATTCACATATTACATCGTAAATCTAGTAGCAGTGAAGTCTCCGAGTCTGAATATTCAGAAAATGATGAAAGTACTTCTGATCAAAAATCTATGTCAGACGAAGGACCACAAGACTCTGTTCCAAAAGTAACAATTAAACTTGGCAAACCTGGCACAAATACAGAAGGGAAGTTTTATACTGAGTCTAACATTCCGAAACTGACAATAAAGGGAATTCAAAACAGTACTGAAGAGGGAAGAGAATCTCCATCTCAATTAAAAGTTGTGATTTGTCAATCTGAAGAGACACAAATAGAAAAAGTGCCAAAGCtaacaattaaaacttatacAATAACTGACAGTCAACCACAAAGCCCCAAGCTCACTATTAAACCATTAAAACCGCCTGATCCAGGAGATTGTGAACCTATACCAGAAAATGTGGATAGTATTCAAAAGTTAAAAATCCAGACAGAGAGCTCAAGTGTTGAACAACAAGATGTTACTTCCCATGtgccaaaaataacaataaaaattgcaaaaCCTGATTGTGAAATATCTCATAAATCACCAAAAAAATCCAGTTATTCAGATAATTCTGAAAACATACCTTTTGTgactaaaattaatataaaacccATTATTGAGCCTGTTGATAACTTAGAAGTTACTCATAAAGGTGATGAAAAGATCCCTGTAGTTCCTAAAGTTACTATAAAGCCAGTTGTAAAACCCAATGAACCTGAATGTAACAAAGAAGATGCACACAACATTCAGAAAATAAATCCTAAATTTATAAGAAGTCCTGAAAGTGATTCATCAGATGAAAAAGATAGTGATGATTCTAAAATTAATTCTATCAAACCAAGTGATGATGAAGAAACTTCAAAGGAATCTGAAAACCATTCATCAGAAACTGGAAACTCTAGTGATGAGAATAACTATTCCTTACCAGTTGTGACAAAAATGAATACTAAGGAAGAGAACAttccttacataaaaaaactaaatattaaacCTTTAGTAAAACCTGATAGTTCTGCTCCCTTGTCACCAAAAAAAGATCGCACGAGTAGTCCTGACACAAAATCACAACATAATATACCTTTTGTTACAAGATTAAATATCAAGCCGATAGTGAATCCTGAAGATGAAGAAGTGGAATCTGAAGATCTGAAAGATCTCTCAGTTAAACATCCACCATTGTTGatgaaaataaatagaaaaactGTGTCAGACTCAGGATTTGACTCTCAGTATTCTATTCATAACAGTGATAATGAGCCCTGTAACAGTATTAGTGAAAACTTACCTACTAAGGAAATGATACCTAGTTCTACATTAACCATTGATACACCCTGTACAAAAATAAgtgatagtaaaaaaaactgtatagaCTATGAAAAAAATCTCATTGAATCTAATTCTCATGAAGAATCGCAAACACATTCTCCTGTTTCCAAGGAAGTTAATAGCAACAATTCTTTAAATACAGATAATAAACCTTCttcagaaaaatattctaataatagCTTAAGTAGTAATTTAAGTACTGTACCCATACCTAAGGTTGATTGCAAGCCCGAAGAGAACTGTATAGATAAAAGTGATAAGCAGAAAAAGTATTCATCTAGTGAAACTGTAAGTGTTAATAAAGACCAATCAACAAAGTCACACATAGAAATCATTAAACAATCACCAaaagaaatctcaaaacatTTACCTAATTCAAATAGCACATTGCTGAAACAACTTTTAGAAAATCGAGATGAATGTAGTGAAAAAATTGATGATAAAATCATTTTGACAAATTGTATAGAGTCAAATGTGAAAAATCTAACTGATGACAATGTTCAAAACTTCAGTAAAAAATTAcaagaagaaaatattaatatacaagaCACTACCCAAAATACTGCAAACAGTAGTTCACCTGGAATTTTAAACATTCATAATACacaacatttatatgaaaaagtcAATGACAATATTACAAAACCCTTAGAAATTAAtatatcagataaaataaatcagAGTTGTGACCAAGATTCACCacgaattataataaaaattaataagacTGATCATGGGGCATCTGCGAAGATCATTACAGAAGACTCACCTAAACCAGAGAATAAAACATTGTCTCCAGTGGAAAGTAGAAGAAAGCAAATTTTTAACAGTAAAAAGAAATCATCAGCATCTTCTCCAGAGATTGTAGTAGGAAAACGATTGAGAAGTTCAAGAATTGTACAAAGTCCAGAAAAGCGAAACATGGGAAGATCACCTTCTCCAGATGGATCCCATAGTCATCTTCCTAAAAATGAGTGTGAAAATGAATTCTCTATGCAACATGTCAAGAGACTAAAGTTAGGGCAACTATTATCACAAAAATCTTTAACTATTCATCCTGTCGTAAAGTCTTCAACTCAAAACTCACCACCTAACTCTAtggaaaataaacaaaatgcaAAGATCATTAATCATCCACTCTTAAATAATGAGAATTGTTCTAAAAATGGCAGTTCAAAACTTCACAATATCTTGTCTAACTTACAAAGTACACAGTTGAAAGTTGTCGCACTGAATGATTTGCATCAATCTGATAAGAAGATGAGATTGGGTCCAGAAATAAAAACTGATGTATCATTGGACGAGGCCACAGTTGAAATTAGTTCACTAGACCATAGCAGTAGTAATATCAGTGACAcagtttttcaagaaaatattgAGAGTCAAGATTTCAATTTATCTGCTGACCCAACTGCGCAAGATCCTTTAGAGGTAGATTTTAAAACAGTTGTAAGTGAGAAAGTTGTTTCTGAAAGTGAAAAGGTCTCAACACTTATTCCAATGACACCACAGCCAAAGAAAAGAGGGCGCCCAAGGAAATTACCTGTTTCTGAGGGATCAAAACCTCCTATAGTCTTACCAACACCAGCACTTGAAGAGAGACCACAGAGATCCCTTAGGTTGTCAAG aGAAAGGCCTATCATACTAGCGAAACCACGAGGAAGAGGACGTGGTCGAGGGCGTCGAATTGACTCTGAAACGAAACCACACAAGGAACCTGAACCAGTTGTTGAAACAGCtcataaattctttatttcggACCAAAACTCTGCTGACATAGACCCAACCAGCTCGCGGATAAAATTGCCCCGACTGACCGAAGCACTAGATAAAATGCCTTCTGCGTGTTTGACGCCATTGACTAGTAGAAGACGTATGTCTTCGACAAGTGAAGTGAATTATTATGAAAGTGATCCATCCGAGCTTAAAGCTGTTATGGAGACAGGTCTCCCGAGAATGGAGAATCCATTTGCAAAATCTACAGAAGTACTTAGTGAGATCAGAGGACGTGGAAGAGGCGGAAGAGGATTCCGGGGAAGAGGGAGAGCTTCACCAAGAACGCCGCGTGGTCGGGGTCGCGGCAGAGGCGGTGGAAGGGGCGCTATGTATATGAAG GAAACAATGGGAATTTATGGTCGGGTATGCGGCCCAGCTACAACAACTGTTGAACTCTTTGAAGAAGAAACATGTATGATGGATGATAATGCAACACCTTCAAA GCCATCTCATTTACTGGATGAAGATTCACAAAGTTCTGTTAAAAGTTCTACTAATGAGAgtagtaaaatgaaaaaatctAAGTTTGAAGATCTATTTGATAG TAAAGTATGGACAGCATCTGATGTCAAGGAATACACGTGGCCGCCATTCGATAGACTCAATACAGATTATCAG GTTATGATGATACAGGAACAGGTTGCTATGTTCTTGGGAGTGAAGGGTTTCAAACGACGATACCCAGAACTGAAACGAAGAGCTATTATTGGAGAAGAAAAAGCCTTTCTGCTCAGTAAAGGAATCGTTACAGAAGCTCTGTGCGATTTAG gtATAACAGCAGTAGATGCAAGTGAAGTATTGGATATCATGCTCTCTGATTACCCTCACAAATATGAAGAATACAGGACATATCAGCGGGAAAGGCAACTAACTGAACCAGTACCGGAACCAgaagaaataaaacaagaaaaGATTGatagaattgaaataaaatctgACTCTAGGCAGGGGGATAGTAAACCGGATCTGCCGAAAGTTGATCCCGAGAAACTAAGACAG GAAATGGCGGCTGCCGCCATTGCATCAGCGTCCGAGTGGAACGCGCGACTGAACGCTGCTCGTGGTCCTGCGTGCGTCGACCTCCAGTCAATGACGATCCATCGCCGCCGGGCCCCTGCGCCTGCGCCGGTCGTGCGCGTGCGGCCGCCACACGGCCTGTACCCGCTGGCGTTGTTACCGGGCCAGTACCAGCACACCTACAGGGTCTACTCGCCCGAGGAGTTAAG GTACTTCCCGCTGAACACTGCGTTGTGTGCCCCCCCCGCGCCGTCGCTCTCGGCGTCAGTTCCATGGCCCCCCCCTCCTGACTCCGACACCGAGTGCGGCTCTCGAGCCTCCCGCGCCTCCAGCGACACCGACGATACACCGCGACATCGCAAG AGAAAGAAGTTAACAAAGGTGAAGCGAAGTAGCGGTTGTGAGGGAGCGAGTGGGGGAGCCTTAGGGGTGGGGGCGGAGGAAGAGGAGAAAGTGGACACGTGCCGGGTGTGTAAGCTGCGGCTGGAGGCGAACCGGAAGGTCACGCATGAACGGTTCCTGGTGTGCTGTAATTGTAATGCCAAAC TTCACCCTTCGTGCGTGGACCTGAGTCCGGACACAATCCGCAAGTGCCGCGAGTACGCGTGGCAATGTGCCGACTGTAAGACGTGTGGGGTGTGTTCTCGCCCCGCCGACGACGACAAGATGCTGTTCTGTGACCTGTGCGACCGCGGCTTCCACATCTACTGTGTGGGCCTCAACGCGGTGCCCGAAG